DNA from Ignisphaera sp.:
ACCCCATTCCCGCAATCAATATCCACGGTGAGTTATCCAAAAACAAAAGAAGGAAAGTTGCTTCTAGAAAAGATAATGTCTCGATTCAAATGGTGAATAGAACATGGGTTTACTGTATCAAGAAGCTGTAAAAAGACCATTACTACAGGTAGCACTGGATCTCATAGATTTGAATGCGGCCATAGATGTTGCCATAAAGTCTGTGAATGCTGATGTTGATATCGTAGAGATTGGGACTCCACTAGTAAAATCCTTTGGATTGCATGCACTACGAGAAATAAGGAAGATTGCAAGAGAAAAAATTGTTTTAGCAGATCTGAAAACAGTTGATGCCATGGCCCTTGAATTCAATCCGTATGCAAATGAAGGTGCCAACGCTGTTACAATTCTTGGAATTGTAGAAGATGATATAATCAAAGATGCTGTAGAGCTTTGTAGGAGCCTTGGGGTAGACCTAGTCGTTGATTTAATATACGTTCAAAATCCTATTGACAGAGCATTTAGGCTGGCTAGCTACGGGGTGAATATAGTTAATCTACATATAGGTGTTGATGTACAGAGAAAAAGAGGTTTATCAGCAAAGCAATTACTACGTGAAGTAGAAGAGATATCGCAGAGCGATATTTTAGTGTCTGTAGCGGGCGGTATAAAACATGCTGATATAGATACATTCATTCAGAGTGGTGCAAAAATAATAGTGATGGGCTCTGCAATAACGAAAAGCCCTGATCCATATGAGGCTACTAAGAAAGCTGTTGAAATAATTAGAAAACAATATACATAGCGTTATAATGGTTAAAGTATTAACCCGATAAAGTCTCTAACTATCATTTTATAGGTGGGAAATTGCCGATGAACTCAGATGAAATGAAAAAGAAGGTAATAGATGTTTTGAGGAATGTTTATGACCCGGAGATACCAATTAATGTTTACGACCTTGGGCTAGTCTATTCGATAAACATTGATGGGAATAGAATAGATGTTACAGTAGGTCTAACATCTCCGTTTTGCCCAGTAGCGCATCTTGTTGCTAAACAAGCTGAAGATGCTTTAAAGAACGCATTTCCAGATAAAGAAGTCCATGTTAAATTGGATCTTGAAAAGGTCTGGAATCCATCAATGATGACTGAAGAAGGGAAGAAATTGTTTAAGATACTGTATGGTTACGACCCTTCCGAGCTCATTCAAAGGTAGCATTAACATTTTTATTAGAGCTATAGCTATAGAGATTCTTGTGCAAGGTGCTAAAACATGTCATATGAAAGATTAGTAACAGGTGCGACAGCTGTTGGCATTAAGACTGATTCTGGTGTGGTTCTAGGAGCTGAAAGAAGGATTAGTTATGGAGGGTACATTGTTAGCAGAGCAGGTAAAAAAGTCTTTAGGGTAGGGGATAGAATGGCCATGGCTGCTGCAGGGCTCGTTGGTGATATGCAGACATTGCATAGAATACTAAATGCTGAAATAATGTACAGAGAGCTGGTTACATCATCGAAAATAAGTGTTAGAGCAGCTGCTAAACTGCTTTCAGCGATTCTATATAGCTATAAGCTAATGCCATTTATATCTGAAATAATTTTTGGGGGATATGATGAAAATGGTTATCACCTCTATGTTCTAGATCCCGTAGGCTCTGTAATTGAGGATGACTATGCTGCTGTGGGAACAGGTGCACCAATATCGATAGGTATAATAGAAGCTGAATATAAGAAAGAGCTGGACCTAGAGAATGCAATGGAGCTCGCAATTAGAGCTATAAGAGCTGCTATATCAAGAGATGCTGTCTCTGGTGACGGTATTGATGTTATTGCCGTAACAAAGAATGGTGTAGTGGAGAAGAGCATAACTCTATAGCGCTGAGAACAGTAATGAAATTCCTAATAGAAAGCGCGAAAAAGGCACAGACATTTCTAAGTTCGCGTATCCTTATAGCCTCTCTGGGTATCGATATAAATAATATAAATGTTGTTGGAGGGGCTGACGTTAGCTACAAAAAAGATTGGGGCTGCGCAACAGTCGTGGCATATAACATTAAAAGTGATAGCATATTATCTTATGCAACATATTGCGACAAGGTTTCTGTACCCTATATACCAGGTTTCCTAGCTTTTAGAGAAGCCCCTTTGATAATCAAGGCCCTAAATAAATTGCTAAACAAAGTTCGCATAGAGGTTTTGTTCGTTAATGGTCATGGCCTTGCCCATCCAAGAAGATTTGGCATAGCCTCTCATATAGGCCTAGTATTTAACATGCCTTCAATTGGTATAGCAAAGAAATTGCTCTATGGAGACATAGTTTTACGCGATGGCAGAGAAGCTATAGTTGTCGAAAATAGTGTTGTTGGCTATGTTCTCACCAACAATTCGCATAGGATATATGTAACCATCGGCCATAGAATAACAGCTGATGAAGCAGCAAGCCTTGCTATGAGGACATGGAAAAAGGTTTATGCGCTACCCGAACCAATAAGACTGGCGGATGAAATATCGCGAAAAGAGGTTAGAAGATTAGCAACAGATCTTTGAACCCATATTTTCGGCTGCCTCATAACCTTTAAAACTATTTACAAGATCCCTTGCCTCTGAGCTGGCTAGAGCCTCAATGAATTTCTGTATAAACCTCTTTTCCAAGCTTCTAGCATTTATTGCGAAGTCATAGAGCTCCCAAGTCAGCGGTATGTAGTCCAGGCCATAGCTTTCAGCTGCATACTCGCTACAAATACCAACATCAGCCCTATTCTGGGCAATTGCAGCCGCCACACCACTATGTGTAGAAACCTCATACCAATACCCATTAACCCTTCTAGTTAAATCATTGAAGCCCAGCCCAAGTTGCTTGGAAAGATCCATAAACAGTTTGTCGATATATGCTCTTGTTCCAGAGCCCCTATTCCTGTTGACAAACCTTATATCATCTCTTAGCACATCATCAAATCCCTTAATGTTTTTGGGATTGCCCTTTCTAAACGCCAACACCAATCTTCTTTTATAACCTCTTACCAGAACTACGCTACTCTTTAATTTTTCATCGCTTTTTATGAATGGCATATTGTATTCGCCGGAAACATGATCAAAGAGATGAATTGGTGCAATATCTATGTAACCTTTCCTGAGAAGCTCAAGCCCCTTATAAGATCCTATAAAACTCAGAGAAGTTTTCTGAATTAAATTGAATTTAGATAGCAATACTGTTAACAATATATCGTGGCTTCCAGCTATCACAGCCTCTTTATCTCTTTCTCCAACTGGTATAATCTCTACCTCTTCTCCTTCTTCAATATAGTCCTTTTCCTCCCTCAGCACGGCTATGCCATCTGCTTTCAACAATGATGAGACGCTACCTGACGGAGCCGATAACAGGATCGCGTATCTTCTTCCACCAACAAAACTTAGAATTACTGGGACGTACCATGTTCTCCCAATGTCTTTTCTCACCTTGAATGTTGTTAAGGCCTTTATGAATTTAATTGACGGTTCCAAACCTTCAAGCCTTTCCAAGATAGGTCTGAGAAATGTTGCCGCAACTGTGAGTGCCGAAAGTGGGAAACCTGGTAAGCCAAACAAGAACTTACCCTCTCTTGTTACAGCTACAACCGTTGGTTTTCCAGGTTTTACCTTAAGTCCATGAACAATTATCTCCCCTAGCCTCTCAAATACCCTATAGGTCACATCTTCTTCGCCTGCTGAGGTTCCCCCTGATGTGACAATAACATCGTATTTACCTACCAAATCGCTTAGCACTGCATATACATGGTCTTCATTATCAGGTAATATGCCATAGTATTCAGCTTCGATACCAATAGACCTCAGATAAGATGTTACTGCATAGCCATTACTATCATAGATTTTTCCTACAGCCAGGTCCTTTCCAGGTGATTCCAATTCATTGCCAATAGATACAACCACGACTCTAGGCTTTCTATACACCTTGACATACTTGATTCCCAAAGCGGCTAAAACCCCTATCTCTAGATATGAGAGTCTAGAGCCTCTATGTAACACTATTTCGCCAAGTGCTATATCGCTTCCTGCATATGATATGTTCTCCCCCGGGAAAACACCCCTGTATATGGTTACCTCATCGTTTTCCCTATCAACGTACTCCTCCATTACAATACCGTCTGCACCCCTAGGCACAATCGCGCCAGTATCTATGGCAGCCGCAACCCCCTCGCCAATTTCGATTGAGGGGACATCGCCTATCGAGATTTTGCCTATTACCTTCAACTTCGCTGGATGGAGCTCATCAACACCCTCTACAGATTTAATGGAGACTGCATATCCGTCAACCTCAGATCTATCAAAAGGTGGATAGTCTATTGGAGCAAAAATATCTTCAGCCAAAACTCTGTTATAAGCATGGGATATATCTACAGTCTCTACACCAAGAGGTTTCAACAAATTTAGTTCTTCAAGTCTTGAAATAGCATCCTCGATGGATAGCAACGTATGGAATATCTTTCTTTTTTTATAATTCTTCACAATATTTTCACCCATATCCTATCACCCTTGTCAAAACCTTCAACATTTCTGGGAACAACAAGCAACGCATTTGAAATAAGTAGCGATTTTAATACTCCAGAGCCGTGGAGAAGCACAGGTTCAACGCATAATTCATCTCCACATTTCGATATCCTTGCTCTAACAAATGTATCGTATCCTATGGAGCCACTCACCTTCTTTGTTGCTGAGGCTGGAACCTCGACAAACATGTCATCAAGTATTCCTAGCGCTTTAAATAGAAAGTTGAGTACTATGACATTCAAAGCTATATATGCAGCTACGGGAAAGCCTGAAAGAAGGAAGATAGGTTTATTCTCTACAACAACTATAGATGTTGGCCTACCAGGCTTTATAGCAAGACCTCTTGTAATTATTATCGGATTTTTGCCGACATTAATAACAGCATTAAAGGTTTTATCTTGGTCACTAGGACCTGTGCCACCAGTAATCACCAAGGCTTGGTTTTCGTTAAGGGCCTTTAGTATTACATCCCCTATCTGCTTTTCATCATCTTTGATAATACCATACCATTTAGTGTTTATAAAATGATATTTTGAGAGGGTGGTTCGTACAAGTACTGAGGTTGAGTCAAGTATCAAGCCTTCTTCGTATGCTCTAATACCGTATGCTGGTTCCACAACCTCGGAGCCTGTTGCAATAACTCCTATAGAGACCTTTTCGAAAACCTTTATCTTTGTTATTCCAAGGGCCGAGAATATCGCTACATGCACGGGTTTTATTATTTCCCCTTTTGACGCTATCTTCTCTCCTGCTTTAATGTCTTCTCCTCTTCTAGAAACGTTGGCATATTTTGATAGTGGTCTTGTCACATAAATTGTGTTGTTATCCCTTGTAACATCCTCTATCATTACCACGGCATCGGCTCCTACAGGCATTTTCTGTCCTGTAACAACGGGTATTGCTTCATCACACGAGTTTAGTGTATCGCTAAACTGTATCTTCAATGGTATTGGATTGTGTGGAGAAGCTGATGACACAGCCTCACTACATATTGCATAACCGTCAACAGCGCTTCTATCAAATGGTGGAAGGTCTATAGGCGCATAAATATCTTCGGCTAGCACCATACCAACGGCATTATCTAATTCAACTTC
Protein-coding regions in this window:
- a CDS encoding orotidine 5'-phosphate decarboxylase / HUMPS family protein, which encodes MGLLYQEAVKRPLLQVALDLIDLNAAIDVAIKSVNADVDIVEIGTPLVKSFGLHALREIRKIAREKIVLADLKTVDAMALEFNPYANEGANAVTILGIVEDDIIKDAVELCRSLGVDLVVDLIYVQNPIDRAFRLASYGVNIVNLHIGVDVQRKRGLSAKQLLREVEEISQSDILVSVAGGIKHADIDTFIQSGAKIIVMGSAITKSPDPYEATKKAVEIIRKQYT
- the psmB gene encoding archaeal proteasome endopeptidase complex subunit beta translates to MSYERLVTGATAVGIKTDSGVVLGAERRISYGGYIVSRAGKKVFRVGDRMAMAAAGLVGDMQTLHRILNAEIMYRELVTSSKISVRAAAKLLSAILYSYKLMPFISEIIFGGYDENGYHLYVLDPVGSVIEDDYAAVGTGAPISIGIIEAEYKKELDLENAMELAIRAIRAAISRDAVSGDGIDVIAVTKNGVVEKSITL
- a CDS encoding molybdopterin molybdotransferase MoeA → MSYQYKSVEEALKLLLQHVKLEPGFTEVELDNAVGMVLAEDIYAPIDLPPFDRSAVDGYAICSEAVSSASPHNPIPLKIQFSDTLNSCDEAIPVVTGQKMPVGADAVVMIEDVTRDNNTIYVTRPLSKYANVSRRGEDIKAGEKIASKGEIIKPVHVAIFSALGITKIKVFEKVSIGVIATGSEVVEPAYGIRAYEEGLILDSTSVLVRTTLSKYHFINTKWYGIIKDDEKQIGDVILKALNENQALVITGGTGPSDQDKTFNAVINVGKNPIIITRGLAIKPGRPTSIVVVENKPIFLLSGFPVAAYIALNVIVLNFLFKALGILDDMFVEVPASATKKVSGSIGYDTFVRARISKCGDELCVEPVLLHGSGVLKSLLISNALLVVPRNVEGFDKGDRIWVKIL
- a CDS encoding molybdopterin biosynthesis protein, with the protein product MGENIVKNYKKRKIFHTLLSIEDAISRLEELNLLKPLGVETVDISHAYNRVLAEDIFAPIDYPPFDRSEVDGYAVSIKSVEGVDELHPAKLKVIGKISIGDVPSIEIGEGVAAAIDTGAIVPRGADGIVMEEYVDRENDEVTIYRGVFPGENISYAGSDIALGEIVLHRGSRLSYLEIGVLAALGIKYVKVYRKPRVVVVSIGNELESPGKDLAVGKIYDSNGYAVTSYLRSIGIEAEYYGILPDNEDHVYAVLSDLVGKYDVIVTSGGTSAGEEDVTYRVFERLGEIIVHGLKVKPGKPTVVAVTREGKFLFGLPGFPLSALTVAATFLRPILERLEGLEPSIKFIKALTTFKVRKDIGRTWYVPVILSFVGGRRYAILLSAPSGSVSSLLKADGIAVLREEKDYIEEGEEVEIIPVGERDKEAVIAGSHDILLTVLLSKFNLIQKTSLSFIGSYKGLELLRKGYIDIAPIHLFDHVSGEYNMPFIKSDEKLKSSVVLVRGYKRRLVLAFRKGNPKNIKGFDDVLRDDIRFVNRNRGSGTRAYIDKLFMDLSKQLGLGFNDLTRRVNGYWYEVSTHSGVAAAIAQNRADVGICSEYAAESYGLDYIPLTWELYDFAINARSLEKRFIQKFIEALASSEARDLVNSFKGYEAAENMGSKICC
- a CDS encoding metal-sulfur cluster assembly factor — encoded protein: MNSDEMKKKVIDVLRNVYDPEIPINVYDLGLVYSINIDGNRIDVTVGLTSPFCPVAHLVAKQAEDALKNAFPDKEVHVKLDLEKVWNPSMMTEEGKKLFKILYGYDPSELIQR
- a CDS encoding endonuclease V, with translation MKFLIESAKKAQTFLSSRILIASLGIDINNINVVGGADVSYKKDWGCATVVAYNIKSDSILSYATYCDKVSVPYIPGFLAFREAPLIIKALNKLLNKVRIEVLFVNGHGLAHPRRFGIASHIGLVFNMPSIGIAKKLLYGDIVLRDGREAIVVENSVVGYVLTNNSHRIYVTIGHRITADEAASLAMRTWKKVYALPEPIRLADEISRKEVRRLATDL